TAAATTGAAGCTCGTTAACTAGAGTTGGCAATTCCCGCAATTACAgtcgattgttttttttcgtAGCCTTTGTCGCTGGTGACCCAGCCACACAAATTTACACGatatggaattttaaaaaacgtgaACAAGCAAACTCAATGGCCAAAATCTTCTAGAAATTGCTATAAAACTTTATGCTAAAGCTGTtactattttgtattttcagaggaaaaaattaaatacgcaTACGGCTGAATTTTCCTTGGAAAAATGGGCAGATAACTAACGATAAATTGAGTAAGAGTTAATTAAGTCCAACATGCATTTTGTAATCTATGAAAGAGACTGCACATTTTTAGCTAATATCCTAAACTGGATCGgttcgaaaaaatattttttttcgtcaCTGTtgaaagattaaataaatcgaATGTCTTTTTTTCAGGCCATGGAGGGGCACAGGTGCAGTTGGACGCGTGGCAAAGTGCTCGGCGGCTCGTCCGTGCTCAATACGATGCTGTACATCCGCGGCAACAAGCGTGACTTTGACGAGTGGGCGGTGCAGGGCAACCCCGGCTGGAGCTACGAGGAAGTGATGCCCTACTTCCTTAAGTCCGAGGACCAACGCAACCCATACCTGGCCAGGTCCAAGTACCACGCGACGGGCGGACCGATGACGGTGCAGGACGCGCCATTCAACACGCCTCTCAGCGTTGCCTTCATCCAGGCAGCGCAGGAGATGGGCTACGACCACCTGGACATCAATGGAAAACAGCAGACGGGATTTGCAAACTTCCAGTACAACATGCGCCGAGGCTCGAGGTGCTCGATGGCCAAGGCCTTCCTCAGGCCGGTCAGGCTGAGGAAGAATTTGCACGTGGCACTTTGGTCGCACGCAACCAAAGTGCTGATCGATCAGCAGACGCACAGGGCCTACGGGGTTCAGTTTTTGCGGAACGGTCACATTCAGACTGCTTTGGCTAGGAAAGAAGTAATTCTTACAGCAGgtgagtttatttaaaaacattatctAACACAGTCttcataaaatatgtatttaaaggttttgcgtttttaaatacaaaaggAGTTAAATAGTTAAGTCTTAGCTGAGGCCCCAGTTAGTCAAATAGTTAAAAGTAGTTCAAATcagctaaaaattgttttcattgctAATAtgcgtttcaaaattaacaaataggtagttcttatttttcaaattagcttggaaatgataaaatgaaaagaaaatcgcactgcagcgcagtgacattttctcacccctcaCTTGCAGTGTAAACTCAATTTATTGGCTAAATATTGATTATCTCctaatatattcaatttaagctttgaaatatttaatttttaattgactgTTTACATAATTTCGTTCCAGGAGCGATTAATTCTCCCCAGTTGTTACTTCTCTCCGGCATCGGACACAAAGAACACGTGAGCCAAATGGGAATTCCACCAATCCAAGACCTGCCTGGCGTGGGCAACAACCTGCAGGACCACATTGCCATGGGCGGCCTCGTCTTCAAAATCGACAAGCCAGTCAGCCTGGTCATGTCACGCACGGTCAACATCAACTCAGCCATGCGTTACGCGTTTTACGGCGACGGGCCTCTAACGTCTAGCATTGGTATCGAGACGGTCGGGTTCATCAACACCAAATACCAGAATGTGACAGAGGACTGGCCCGATGTTGAATTCATGATGACATCGGCCTCCACCCCATCAGACGGTGGCTTGCAAACCAGGGTGGCGCACGGAATCAGAGAGGACTACTACCAAGAGGCGAGTATCCCTTAAAATATCCCGATGACTATGATGtctatatcaatttttaaaacgtgcattgttctttttgtttaatttttttaaccaattggCAGAAAAGGATCTCTTACAACGAGTTGCTTGGTTTTCACTGTCCGTGATTGatgcatttaataaattcatgctAACCTCATCACTGTAACGCGAGTGATGACtgtgtttgtaaattttgtttaaaacgttattattattttctttctctcttctgtCTCTGCTTCGTCTCACGcaacttttatatatttttttaaataattctgaatgcaatttttaggTGTATCGCGAGATCAGCAACCAGGACGTCTTCGGCATCTTCCCCATGATCATGCGTCCCAAGAGCACCGGTTTTATCCGACTGAAGAGCAAGAACCCCAAGGACTACCCGCTGATGTACCACAACTACCTGACGCACCCTGACGACATCAAAGTGCTGGTGGAAGGGGTGAAGGCGGCCGTGGCCGTCGGCGAGACGCAGACGATGCGTCGCTTTGGCGCCCGGTTCTATCGGAAGGCGGTGCCGGGCTGCGAGAAGGTGCCGCTTTACACGGACGCCTACTGGGAGTGCGCCCTGCGCAGGTACACGCTGTCCATCTACCACTACTCGGGCACGGCAAAGATGGGTCCGGCGCACGACGCCGAGGCCGTCGTCGACGCCAGGCTCAGGGTTTACGGCGTGCCGGGACTCAGGGTGATCGACGCCTCCATCATGCCCACCATCACCAGCGGCAACATCCACGCGCCGGTCGTCATGATCGGCGAGAAGGGGGCCGACATGATAAAAGAAGACTGGGGCGTCGCCATAAACTACACAGCGTGGCATCCCTGAACAGCACGCACGAGTTGCATGCTTCCGCTCACATTCTTGTCACTACTTAATCGCCTTATTTATTTCGCTGCTACATAAGACAATATTCAGTGGCCAAAATTCACCTGTGTGACTGTTCCGTCAATCTTTCGTAGGATTTCTACGGTATAATCGACTGAGCAATGTtagagattttttttcgaaaataatgtatatatatttgattttttactacGTGCCTAATTTAAGCATAAAGCGAATAGTTTGACTGCCTGAATGTAGGGCATacatatttagttttttttcatcaCGGTGAATAAACCGGTATTTTCGGCACATCTTTGGCATGCGCGGCGACCTTGCTTGAGTTGGTTGGAAATGATCTTGCCGGCGTGCCCAATTAAGGGTCAGCGTGCTTTAGCGGCCCAGCGCGAAGAAAGTGCTATCGCGGAGGAAGTGGTTCGAGTAAAAGTGAAGTACGCTGAAAAAAGTGCCTCGGCTGCGCATCACGGCGTTCATTATCGTACACGCGCGAATTGAAATTAAGCAAGTGTATTTCACTCTCCGCCTTACAAACTAGACTTTCGCTTTTCTCGGCGAGTCAAGTTTTATGGGGGGCCTTCCTAACCTTTAGAATGTCGACTCACATCTCTCACCGCGCTTCATAGTTACTGCGTTTCCGGTTTTAAGCTTTGatcttcaataattttaaaaagtcaagTGCGACAATCCAGGAGAGAAAGATTTTAAGCATATAAACTTTTACTTTAGctggttgaaattaatttggccaagtctcaggaaaaattatctaacattttaaaacttaaatatttctctaaaactatttcttatatattataataaatcaatgagaaaaattaggtCCTGTTCCATTTTTGCgctcaaattaaaacatctGGGACACCTATTTCTCTTGAACAGTActtgtcaaaattttgcaacGTGATTTATTCAAAGCAAAGACAATTTGATCCTGTTGCGATGATGAATGAGAGTTGTAGGAACGAAACAAGCTGATGATTGATAGATTGATGCGTTCAGCAGATGTTTCCAGCCGAACCAACAAAAGGAGTCTAATTTGCCGTGGAGGTGCCGAGTGTCGATTTATTTCATCTGTTCGCCTGTATAAAGCAATGatgtaatttaaacaaacgGCTTTTGATACATCTTTCTCGCCATTATTGCGGCAATCCCAATAACTCACGCTGCTTTTGTTTTCGCGATAGATTAATGTATGCGCTTTGGATTAGAAATGGTTTTTGCTCTGCCCTTGTCACGATCCATCACGCTGGCAACACGCACGGCCAATCATTTCGCACAAAATCCATCTTTCTtgtattgaatattttttcgaaattcaaCTGTTTGCCTATTCAGGTGCAGAAGCAAAAACAGGAGGTGGAAAGAATCTAATTGCAAGCGGCGATGTCGTTAAAGTCTTGTTTTGTTGTGTCGCTGTGAGAAGCAAATTAGATCTCTACGATTTCTCTCATCAGCGTCCAATCGACCGACGGACGTGCTCTTTTTCAATTACATTCTTTCTCTTCGGCGTCTTCAACAAAACCATTTCACCTGgtctcgatttattttttattttttcgaaaaaactTCCGCACTAATGGCGAGAGAAATTACGCTCTTAAATCGCATATAAAGTAATCCTGCTGTGatgaatattataattatttctatgcCACTTAAGGAGTTGAATAACAACGTTCTTTGCTGTTGGTGTGTGTTAGTTGCAGTGATTTCGTGTGCATTAGGCTTCCATTAAGGGAAAAGTTGCAGTGGCGgcaatatataattaattacaaaagtaTACGTATGAATGCATCGCTCGCTTTCAGGCTAGGCGGtggataataataatagtagCACGTGTTTTGTGTGCGTGGAATGATTCCGGGTACTTCCTGCTGCATTATGTTACGTGTGTTGTGTTTCTTAGCGtttcagacaaaaattttaagtgccACGTTGAACAGGTAATCGCTCACATACCTCAGATCCTACTTTGTTACAACGCTAGCGTGTGTATTAGCAATATTGggagcaattttattaataaaaatgttaattgaaACAACTGTGACTTGGTTTAATTGAGATCAAACCCCATTGTTTAAACATCAACGTGACCGGTAGGTAAAGAAAGAGGTCAGCATGTGTGCAACTTTAAGAAACAAGTAAAGTGGGTTTCAACTTCCCATTTTTGGAGCTTTTTTCAATAAGGTTCTGTGTGTGCGAAACACTATTTGGCagttttttaaacgaaattaattttataaaaataatttatagaaaaGAAATACTCTTATTAAtaccaatttttcatttgatttttatagagAACAAATGAATCAGCATAGAGATACATTTTACTTCAGTGTGCAATGAGTTAAAATAGAGCACTGCGGCGTCCTCTACCAGACAATTTCTTACTTTACCCCGCGAGGTAGTTAGCCGGCATCCCGGCAGGTGAAAGCCGCGGTTCAATAAGAGGACGGCAAGAGTCACACTCGCAGTAACTTTCTGATGCATGCGATAGTGTGACTAAGAATGCCGTAAAATTGATCCACTCTCTTAGCCACCTCCAACTGGCTGACTCTTGCAGACGCAACAGCTGATGAATAAACGAAGAagagagtaaataaaattcgtcACCAGGTCCaacgagagagaaattttatGCGTTTTTTATACAAGAAGTTTAACTATTGCCCTTTACATCGCGATATTTCATaaaacgaattatttaaatagcgtgattattttttatatacttACAAGATGATGATAACTTAAAAGCTCAAATGGAATAAAGCCGTACCTGAAACAcacatgaaaaaattgttagataCAGTAACAAATTACGATATCAAAATGATTGTATGTAACGCGCTTCACACGAATGTgctgcaggttgcatacactGAGGTGTGCAACGGTAAGAATTTCACTTTCCCCATCAAAGAGTAAAGGTAAGTATTAAGCAGAGCACTTTACATAAAACAGCGATcataattaacattaaaaatacacttacttatattatttgtaaataatgcaAGGATCACAGagcgaaagaaaaaattgattacttGCATTATTCACCCATGAATTTATAGTTTGCATTGAGAAATCTGTTCAAACTCAAACTCCAGATGTTCGGTGAAAAATCGGGCAAAGGATTGACAGAACATGATATAAACAACAGTGACCGAAACTTAAGCACCCCGACCTTTCCCAACATGGAACGCAGGATCTTTGTGCAGATGCAAATTGTGTGGCCACTGATCCCTCACAATCGTGGGCCACACAAGAAAAGCGGCTTTTATCCTGGCACCATTCACAGTAATAACTATAATGCTAGCTCGAGTGAGGTCGGCGGCGCTCGCACAATGGATCAGCCATTCTAGAGAGCCGTTGCCATAACGAGCTAACGCCCAAGACGATAagcaaattacttttaatcagctcattatttgaataaaacgcaGCTTCTTAAAGATTATTAGTCCTAAATTTATGGCTTGCCAGAATGCAAGTTagccaatttaaaagatattataAGCTTCTTTCAtacggctgaattttaaatagcgcatttaataatcatttctaattcttgaaaaaaatactgtttgAACAAAAACATACAATTTATCTTAGAGCTCAggaaatgatatttaaattggtcTAGAGAGCAAACCAACAGTAAAATATGGTACAGCTGacccaaaatttcaattgcttgaatatttcatgtgCTTGTtaccaaatgtttttgaatagTAGTGGTACATTTTTTCTACcatattaatcatttttcagcGATCGAGTTgtgcattaataataatataaatacgTTAATCCTcccaaaatctaatttttttcattatatagCTCTTCTGATTGGCACAATATTAATGATTAATAAATGCAATCAATTAATGATATTGgttaaaatgacaatttaaagCACGCTCATTCATCATTGTACTAAATTAAcctatttgtatttatttaaacacttAAATGATGCAAGCTGCATGATTTAATCGATAAtcttaaaagcaattttcaaataccGAAATAAGCACTTATTTAGCTGCGAGATTTAAGGCAgcggctggcgggaccggcttagcagttttttttgcccggcggcggcggctggctggccaTATTTACCGGCGGCGGACAATATTTTCAACGTGAATTTTGATAATGCTTAATGGCCCGGTACCCCGgtagacatttttttctaatgtaatttttaatttttgaccatttttcacCAGGTCTGGCGTGGCTGGCCCATAcgaaaccaaaaatttgccttttaaatACTATGTATTTACAGCAAGTCCCTGAATACAGTTCATTAGtgatttttaacatattataCGGAGGAGTTGAGAAGGATTCTTGTGAAATTGTTGccagtaaaaaacaattcagaATATTCATTTATGTACTGCACGCAAAGCATTAGCTCAACGATGGGAGCCAACGGTTCGGGGTTTCCTGGAAGTGCAAAGTGCGAGAATCAAAAT
The nucleotide sequence above comes from Cloeon dipterum chromosome X, ieCloDipt1.1, whole genome shotgun sequence. Encoded proteins:
- the LOC135945934 gene encoding glucose dehydrogenase [FAD, quinone]-like → MVFAVSVVVGAIKTATALVGGAFWFLPTFMLAFAYYNYELFDPENRVINQQQLRTEYDFIVVGGGSAGSVVASRLSEVPEWNVLLLEAGGDETELSDVPILSLYLHKSKFDWRYLTQPTDSACLAMEGHRCSWTRGKVLGGSSVLNTMLYIRGNKRDFDEWAVQGNPGWSYEEVMPYFLKSEDQRNPYLARSKYHATGGPMTVQDAPFNTPLSVAFIQAAQEMGYDHLDINGKQQTGFANFQYNMRRGSRCSMAKAFLRPVRLRKNLHVALWSHATKVLIDQQTHRAYGVQFLRNGHIQTALARKEVILTAGAINSPQLLLLSGIGHKEHVSQMGIPPIQDLPGVGNNLQDHIAMGGLVFKIDKPVSLVMSRTVNINSAMRYAFYGDGPLTSSIGIETVGFINTKYQNVTEDWPDVEFMMTSASTPSDGGLQTRVAHGIREDYYQEVYREISNQDVFGIFPMIMRPKSTGFIRLKSKNPKDYPLMYHNYLTHPDDIKVLVEGVKAAVAVGETQTMRRFGARFYRKAVPGCEKVPLYTDAYWECALRRYTLSIYHYSGTAKMGPAHDAEAVVDARLRVYGVPGLRVIDASIMPTITSGNIHAPVVMIGEKGADMIKEDWGVAINYTAWHP